TTACAATTTGAAATTAATGACTTAGAGAAAAGCGATTTGCTTAAAAATGGAATTATTGATCACTTTAAACTTGAAGAGCTAGTCGACTTTACTAATACTCTAGAATCACTTGAGCATTTGAAGAATCAATTTCGAATTCTCAATTCCTATTCCCAAATGATGAAAATTGATTGCAATGCCAAAATTTTTGGTGTAATTGACTATACTAGAGTTGCAAAGATTATTAAGTACTATATTAAACATAATGCTGTAGTATCTCTAATAAAGGAAGTATGCAATTTTAATAATAATTTTCAATTACTATTAGTATCAGAATTGCACCACTCGTTATTACTTAGATTATTTTCAAATAACGATTCTGAGACTCGATTAGAGTTACTGGAACTATTTGACCAGTATGATAGGCTCTTGGAATTAGTGAAATTCTCTAATAAGTTTAAAAGAAAAGTAGAATGGCCTTCAATATTAAAAATCATCTGTGAGTCTATTAATGAAGAAAACAGAATTATTATAGATCAAGGTGCTGTAGTTGCATTTAGAAGAAGATGGAGAAATCTATTGCCTGTAGGAATTATAAAAACTATAGGGAATTATAAGCAAGGCCAACCTATTTATATTGTAAGTGAGTCTGGTGAAAAAATTGGAATGGGATTGGCAGAATATCCAAGCGATGAAGTTAATCTAATTATAGGTCAGCATTCAAGTAATATATTATCAATACTAGGATATACGACAGGTCCATCTGTAGTTCGTTCAATCAATAAAATACTTTTACAAGAAGAAAAGAAACGATGGCTAACAATAGATAAGAAGTAATAGCTCCTTCGTCACTACTACTCTTATCATCATCCGTTAGTACTCATTTTAAAATGACTGGAAAGATTAAACGCATAGGACTGACTTTAGGATTGTTTTCAACGATAATTAGCTTTTTGTTTTTTGGACGACAACAAGGAACATATCAAACTCTTCTATTCTTTGGATTTCTTACCTCCTTCATTTTTTATCTAACAATTCTATTCGGAAAAGAAACCGCTAAATCAAGAATAATTTGGACAGTTATTGTCTTGCTTGTAGTGACTATTCAAAGGCTGACAGAACCAATATTAATAAAAAGCTCATACTTGATTTACCTTAATAGTAATGACGAGGAGTTAACGACAGTAAATAATTTACTCAAGGACAAACATGGTGAGATCACAATTCTGAATAATGACATTACCGATAAAGAAAATTTATTAACCCAAACTGAAAAAGGCGACCTAATTAAATTACGACAAGACCTAGACATTTATATGATTACAAAATCAAACGATGGAATATATTATGGACTTTGGGGCTTTCTGGATGTGAGACTTGGTATTACTTATTGGACAAAAAGTGAAGCACCAAATGAAAATTTCAAACATCTAAAAGACAAATGGTATCATTGACAACAGAAAAAACGAGTAGCTAACAGCAGATTTGCAACAGGCGGGGTTTCGTACTCCGCAGACAGTTTTATGGTAGCTGAAGATCCAGTTCTTTCCACACCTTGGTTCGTATCTCAACAAACAAATCTACTTACTAAATTTGTAGTAGCTAATAATATTAATTCTTGTCAAAACAAATTTACTTATATTTGATATGAAAGCGGATTGGCTAATGAGTAATAGCAGAGGTATTGCTTTTAGCTTATATTAGCGGTTGTTTGCTTTGATAATTACACCTAAATCCAGTTTTTCTCCTTAAACCGATTTAGGTTTTGTTCAAAATATGGATCCCTTCTCACAACAAGTTTAGTAGTTTTTTCAAGATAAGCTTGTTCGGCTTCTTCCCAGTCGGCGATTGTTGTAATCACTTTTTCAGGCTTTAACGCACCTGATTGTATAAGAGGAAGAATCTTTGGAATATCTCGTCGTGGATGAGAAATTCCAATATGAAATGAAGCACTTTTTGTATACATTTCCCATAGAGGCAATTTCGTTCCCTTCTTGAAATAAAATGCAGTACTGGTGCAGAATCCGCCACTGGCCAATGAGCGGATAGCCAAGTTCAATTTCGGTTCTTCACCGCTACAATCTACGGTAATGGGATATCCATTCTTCAAAAGCGATTTGTGGAATGTATCAAACTTTATTTTGCTATTCACCGGAATAGGATTAGCTCCTAATGATTCTGCGATCCTAAGTCTTGTTTTACTTTGATCTATATAATCGATATGTGAAGAGCCCAATATTTTGGCAAAATAGACAGCATACAGTCCAATACTTTGTGCTGCACCACCGATGACAAGCACTGGTGCCTGTGGGTTATTTTGAATGTGCGGAGCGATAGTTCGATATGCATCTGAAATGTTGTCACTTAGGGCAGAGCAATGATATGGATTTATGTCTTCTGGAAGATGAATGAGCATTCCATCCGCAAAGGGGATAGTTATAAAGTCGGACATTGTCCCGCCATAATCAGAAGTATTATGTCCAAATCCGTAGGCCGATATTATGGCATCATCATTTGTGTTATTACAATTGGAATAGTATCCATCATTACATGTTTTACAAGTCCCACAGGAGATTGCCCAAGGCACAATTACAACATCTCCGACTTTGAAGTTTGTAACATCACTGCCTATCTCAGTAATTTCACCAATGCATTCGTGACCAACGCAAAAAGGTGGTTTGATAGGATTATTACCGAATGTTTCCAAGATTCTTCTATCGAGATAATGAAGTTTTACTCCGAGTTTGAGCAATTCGCTGTAGTTATGAAACAGGAATAAGCTATCTCCATCGCATCTGGATGACACCAATGGTCTAAGTATAGCACTTTTGGGTGATGTGATTTTTAGTTCATCCCTTTCAACCCATTTAAGTTTGTTCTTTCCTAATACTGTGAGTTCTCTCATATTTACTGGATCATTAATAACCGCTAATACCCGAATATACACAATTAATTTAGTTGCATATATTTTTTTGCTAAAAATAACCCGTTGTGTATTTACTTCCCATCAGAGTTATTCGCTAGAGAACTCTGAGTAATAAATCTATATTTTGGTTCGTGTCTCAAGAAACAAACAACAAATAAATCTACTTACTAAACTTGTAGTAGCTAATAATATTAATTCTTGCCAAAATAAAATAAATACTTATATTTGATTAGAACTATTCGTATTCAATTGCTAAATAGAGATATGTAGTTAGCGGTAATTGTATGAAGAGTTACAAAAAAAACCAATGAAACAAAATGTATAAAGTGAAAATTAATCCATTCATTCCGACTCTCCTATTCGTAATAAGCTTTATCTTACTTTATACTTCTGTTGTATTAACAATTCAATTGATTTTAAAAATTATTAATTTACAAATTGACTTCAGTGAATTGGTATCTGCTTGTATTTACACAATATTCATATACTTTATTTTCTATTTAACAACAAAACAACTATTAATAACTCCACTTTCACTATTTATAGACAAGGAACAAATCGTATTAAGAAATTTTCTTTTTTTTAATAAAGTGATTATAAAACGCAAAGATTTTTCATCTCTTACAAAATCTTACTTATCTTTTGTAAAAGGTGGAACCATTGACACATTTATAATTAAGACTAAGAAAGGAAAAGAATATACACTCACAAAACATTTATACTTTCATTGGGACGATATATTTGAAAACTTTGTAAAATATGGCTATCGGGCAACATAAAAATCCTATCCTCACTCAGAGTTACTCGCTAGAAAACGCTGAGTAATAAACTACACTTTGGTTCGTGTCTCACAAAACAAAAAGTAGCAGACTCACTTACTGAATTTGCCTGTCTCTACCTGTCGGTAGACATGGTATCGAACAGGTAGATTTCAGCATCTAATATATACTATCCTCACTCAGAGTTACTCGCTAGAAAACGCTAAGTGAAAGCAAATAGAATCACACTCCATTTAAAACAAAATATTGTTCTTGTTTAATTAAATAACCATTTTGCCATAAGCTAGTGAGCATTCTCTTAGCTCTTCTCTCAGAAAGGTTGAGTAACTGCATTACAATCTTAGTATTAATATATTCATATTTATTTAAATATTCTAGCACGGCTTGTTCTTTGCTATCTAAAACATAGCTGTCATTTTTTTCTAAATATTTTGTATTTATAGATTTGCTAATAACTGTTTTATCGTTGCTACGCATATACAATTGCCACGCATCATTATCATCTAAAGCAAAATGTGGTTTCTTTAAACTATTGCTTACACTAGCAATTAAAACATTTAAATCTTCATCTTCGTAAACAGTAAAATCAATATTTATAGGCGGATCGCAAAGATGTTCAGCAGCTTCGTGTAACATATACATATTCTCTTCAACATCACAACCTATTACTTTTCCAAAATCATTAATGCCAACCAATAAATCACCACCTTTGTTGTTGGCAAAAGCAGCCAAAGTTCTAGCAATCTTTTTAGAATCGCTAATAGTTTGCTTAAAATCTTGCGTACTGTTTTCACCTTTAGCAATAGCCAAGTACAAATCTTCCCAATTGGTTTTTATGTTCGGTCTAAATCTCAATATTAAATTTATGATTAAAATGATTTCAAGATATAAAAAATTAGCTTATTTTGTATCATGTTTGATAATGCGATAGACGAAATTAAGCAATGGCCAATCAGTAAAATCGCTGAAAAAAGAGATAAAGTACTGGAAGAAATTGAGTCAGAATCTATTCTTGATTTCGAAAAAGCATATCCAAATGATGAAGATTTAAGAGCTCAGTTACAAAAAACATTATATCTAGAGCAAATTAGAATTAAAACAGAATCGTGGGAAGTAGATCCAGAAGATGAAAAAGAATTTTGGAATGGTGTTAAACGAAAACTACTCAAAGCATCAAACACAGAAGAAATAGAAAAATATAGACAAACCAATCAGTTAGTCTTATCAGAAATTATAGAACGATATGCTAATGAAATTATAGGCGATTTTAGTCCAAAACTATATTGGTTTGCTAGGCAACTACTACGACGATTTTTTTCAAGATTGTTCAATTCTCATTTTGGTGGATTCAAAGGACTACTTCGTCCACAAGACTTATTAGTCAATAAATTAATTGTTACAGGTCATAAAGATGAAATGTTAGCATTGTCTAAAAAAGGAACTATTGTTTTAGTACCAACACATTTCTCTAACTTAGATTCTGTGCTCATTGGTTTTGGAATGGACTATATAGGCATGCCAGCATTTCAATATGGTGCAGGTTTAAACCTATTCAATTCAAAATTTTTCTCATTGTTTATGGGAAACTTAGGTGCTTATAAATTAGATAGAAGAAAAAAGAATCCAATTTATTTAGAAACACTTAAAAAATTCTCTAAAATAAATATAGAACATGGTGCACACACTATATTTTTTCCAGGCGGAACTCGTTCTAGGTCTGGAGCAATAGAAAATTCACTTAAATTAGGTTTGCTAGGAACAGTACTAGAAGCACAAAGACATCATTTTGAACAATTTCCTGCTAATTTAGCACCAAAAATATATGTAGTACCATTAACCATTAGCTATAATTTTGTTTTAGAAGCAGCATCACTCATCGACCAATATTTAAAAATTACAGGTAAAGACCAATACTTAATTCAAAGTACCAGTGCTGTTCCTTGGAAATCTGTTTGGAAATTCTTTTGGGAAACCTTTTCTCAATCGTCAGATGTGAGTTTGTCTATAGGCAAGCCAATGGATGTACTAGGAAATTATCTCAACGAAGATGGAGAAAGCATAGACAACAACGGAAAAGTAATAGAGTTGCAAAAGTACTTCTTTGCTAATGGAAAAATTACCGAAGATGCTCAACGAGAAAGTGTTTATACAGCAATGCTTGGCGAAAAAATTGTAAAAAGCTTTAAAATTAACAATATAGTTTATGCATCGCATGTAGTACCATTTGTTGCTTTCGAACTATTGAAACAAAAAATAAATACCAACGATTTATTTACCATTCTTAGAATTCCTGAAGAAGAAAGAGAAATAGATTGGGATATTTATAGAATCAATATGAAAATAATTTTAGATGCTTTGTATGATTTAAACAACAAACAGAAACTTAAATTATCGCCAAAATTAACAACACTAGAGTTAGAAGAAATTATTGCACACGGAATGAAAAACATAAGCATCTATCATACCAACTTACCTTTATTAAGAACTAAAGAAGGCAATATTACTAGCGAAGATTTAAAATTATTGTACTATTATCACAACCGACTACTAGGTTATGATTTAGAGAAATTAATAAGATATTAGCATTATGATTGGAGTAATAGGTGCAGGAAGTTTTGGTTCAGCAGTAGCAAATTTACTAGCAGAAAATGGTGCTGTTTTAATTCATTCTAAAAGACAAGAAGCAGTTGATGAAATTAATCAACAACACACCAACAAAGGTTTGTTAATGAATCCAAATATTGCTGCTACAACATCGTTAGAAGAAATAGCCAATGCTACTAATATACTTTTTCCTGCAATGTCGTCAGATATTTTTAGAGTTACCATAAAACAATTAGCACCATTTCTATCACCAGAACACATTATAATACATTGTACCAAAGGTTTTGACATCAAATTAAATGAAGACGAAAGCTTAACCGATGCCAATTTGCAAATAAAATTAGAAAATGTTAAAACCATGTCGCAAGTAATTTTAGAAGAAACTTGTGTAAAAAGAGTAGGTTGTATGTCTGGACCAAATTTAGCTAGAGAGTTAGCACAATTTCATCCAGCAGCTACAGTTATTGCTAGTAAATTTAATGAAGTAATTATTAGCGGACGAAATGCAATTCGTAGCCACCGATTGCTAGTGTATGGCAATAAAGATATTTATGCAGTTGAATTGGCTGGCGTTTTAAAAAATACCATGGCAATTGCTGCTGGTGCATTACATGGTTTAGGTTACGGACAAAATGCTTTGGCGTTTTTAATTACCAGAGGCAATGGCGAAATCATAAAACTAGCAACTAAAATGGGTGCTAATCCAACTTCTTTTTTAGGTTTAGCTGGTATTGGCGATTTAGTAGCTACTTGTTCTAGTCCTTTAAGTAGAAATTTTTCTTATGGATATAAATTGTCTCAAGGAAAAACTAGAGATGAAATTCTTAGCGAAATGAATGAAGTAGCAGAAGGTGTAAAAACCGTAAATATCTGTTACCAATTATCCAAGCAATTAAAAGTAGATACACCAATTATTAATGCAGTATACAGTGTAGTGTACGAAAATGTAAGAGTAGAAGATGCTTTAAACACATTGATGCAACAACAATTTTCTGATGATGTAGATTTTCTATATGATTAATCAACACGCAATAACAACTACAAAAACAGCTAAAGTTATTACTTACGGCAATTTAACTAGCAATACCAAACTTATTTGGTTGGTAACACATGGCTATGGATTTTTGGCACAATATTTCGTCAATAAGTTTGAATGTTTAGATCCAAATGAACACTTTGTAGTAGTACCAGAAGCTTTAAATCGTTTTTATATAGATGGACTAACAGGCAAAGTTGGAGCATCTTGGATGACAAAAGAAGAAAGGCAAGATGAAATAAATGACTATATTTTATATCTAGATAAAGTTTACGAAACCTTTTGTTTACATTCTAACGCAAAAAAAGCAGTTTTGGGCTTTTCTCAAGGTGTTGCAACTATATCTCGTTGGTTAATACAAACCAATTATAGTGTAAAGAATGCAATATTTTGGGCAGGTTCTATACCAGAAGAAGTGTTGACAACTAAAAAGTTAAATAATTATAACAACATTTTTGTAGTAGGAGACGAGGATAATTTCATTCCAAAAGACAAAATAGAAACTTTATTGGCAAATTATCGTAACAGTGGCTTAACATTTTCACAAATTTTTTACAAGGGTGGTCATAATATCCTAACTCAACCTTTAATTGAGGTCGCAACGCAGTTAATATTAAGCTAAACATCATACCTTAATTTTGCAACATCAAATTATAAGTCGTTTTGGCTTTTAATTTGATAAAAACAAAACGGTATGAAGCAGTTAATATTATTACTTAATTTCATTATACTTTGTGGTTTAGCAAATGCTCAAACTATTTTTGGTAAAGCATCGTATTATGGTCCTGGTTTTCATGGCAAAAAAACAGCCAATGGCGAAACTTTTAATCAATATGCATTAACAGCAGCACACAAAACACTACCATTAGGTACATTTATAAAAGTTACCAATGCACAAAATAACAAATCGGTTTATTTAAAAGTAAACGATAGAGGACCTTATCATGGTGGAAGAGTATTAGATGTTTCTACAAGAGCAGCAGAGTTGCTAGGTTTTAAAAACAAAGGAACTGCTTATGTAAAAATAGAAGTCATTGGTAAAAATGAAATTCCAAATGCTTTTTTAAGTGAATATCCAGATTTTGCAGCAATGAATAATATTGCTATCAATGATTCTTTTGCAGATTGGGAAGATATTCCTACAGTAATGGACGATACAGTTAGTATAACAGAAGTTGCAATTGTTACTAATATTCCAACAGCAAATAACAGTACACCTACAGAAGAAAAAGAAGCTGTAGTTAATACGCCAATGATTGATGGAAGAAACTTTTTTGAATTAGTAGCAATACAAAGAACCGAAAAATACTACGGCGTTCAATTAGGTGTATTTTCCGACTTCAATCAGATTTTAGCAATTGTAGAAAAACTAGAAAGCTACAATCAAAAAATAGTAATACAAAAAGCAACACTAGACGATAAACCTGTTTTTAAATTATTTGTAGGAAAATATGAAAACAGAGCTTATGCCGACGCTTTAAAATCATTACTACTAAATAAATACGCCGATTGTTTTGTAGTAAATTATTAATCGCTTGCTTAATTAAACAAAAGTATTTAGTTTTGAGTTGTGTCTAAAAAAAGAAACATAGCATTGTTTTTTGTATTGCTTGCTCAGTTAATACTTTTTAGTCACAATAGTACACCACATCATCACAACAATCAAGCAAATAATATTGATTTTCCAATTGAGCATCACTTAAATATTTATACAGATTTAGCTACAGATATAGTAGAACATCAAATAGCAGAACTTTTTTTAGTTCATAAAAACAATTTTAGAAAAACGCAACTCAATACTTCTCAAAATGCATTTATTGTTTTAGGTAATCTTCAGCCAATTGTATTAAAACTAAGCAATAGCTTACAATATATAGAAAATAAGAATACTACAATATATAATAATTATGTAGTAAAACATCAACAACTACGAGCACCACCTTGTGCTTAAAAATATATTTATACGATACACTTTAGTATAAATAACTTATCGCTTTTTATTTATTTATCACATAATTTATTTCAATGAATTTTAAAAATTTATTAATAATATTTATTATAATATTATCAAATACACAATGTAAGCACAGTCATAGTCATGATGATGAACATGGTCATACACACGCACACGACGAAACCAGTACAGAAAATGAATTAGAACCATTAGTGTATACTATCTATGCAGATAATGTTGAACTTTTCGTAGAATTTAAACCATTAGTTGTAAATAATAGTACTTCTTTTGCAACACACCTTACCATTTTAGGTGATGAATTTAAACCTATGCTCAACGGAAGTGTATCGTTAACACTTCAAACCAATAACGAAACCATAAGCATTCATGCAGATACTATAAGTTCGCCAGGAATTTATAGATTGTCGTTGCAACCAAAAAAAGCAGGAAATGGACAATTAGTTTTTGAAGTAAAAACCAAAACATTTACTAATAAAATTATTATAGATGATGTTGAAGTCTATCCAAACGAAGCAACTGCATTAAAAAATCAAAAGGTAGAAGATAGTAAAGGTGAAATTTCTTATCTTAAAGAACAAGCATGGTTAGTTCCATTTGCCAATGAAGTAGTACATAAAAAAATGTTCTATTCCATAATACACACAAGTGGCGTTATTAATAATTTTCCAGGTAACGAAGCAAAAATTGTTGCCAATGCAAGTGGCATTGTTCACTTAACCAACAAAAATTTAATTGTAGGAATGCCTGTTAGTGCCAATCAAAATTTATTTACAATAGCTGGCGATAATTTAACTACGAGTAATATCGATGCCAATTATAAAATCAACAAAACCATTGTAGACGAAGCAAAATTAAACTATCAACGAGCCGAAGAATTATATAAGCTACAAATTATTTCCGAGAAAGAATATCTACAATCAAAAACCAGTTATGAAAATGCATTAGTTACGCTAAATACTTTAAGTAAAAATACTTCATCTAAAGGAAATAAAAATATGAGTCCAATGAGTGGTTATCTACAATCTTTAGATGTTGTAGACGGACAGTTTGTAGAACTTGGAACAACATTGGCAAAGATTTCAAAAAACAATAAATTAATATTGCAAGCTAATATTAGTCAGAAAGATTTTAAATATATTCCATTAATCAATAATGCTAATTTTAAAATAATGGGAGATGATAAAGTCTATAATACCAAAACATTTAATGGCAAAGTGGTATCTTATAATAAAGAAATAAGCGGAGCTTTTATTCCTTTATATTTTGAAATTAATAATACAGATAAATTACATATTGGTGCAATAGTAGAGTTATTTATTCCTACAAAACCAGAAGACCATTATATAATAATACCATTAAAAGCAATTATTGAAGAACAAGGAAAGTTCTTTGTTTATGTACAAGTTGATGGTGAAAATTTTTCTAAAAGAGAAATTAAAATTGGCGAAGATAATGGTATAGAAGCTCAAGTATTAAGTGGCTTAAATGTTGGCGAACGAATTGTAACTAAAGGTGCTTATCAAATAAAATTAGCAGTTGCTTCTGGTGCTATGCCAGAACATGGTCATTCACATTAAAAATATAAATAATGTTAAATAATATAATAAAATATGCACTTAGTAATAGACTCTTTGTTTTAGCAATTTCTGTTTTATTAATAATATATGGTTTGTACATATCTAAAAATATGGAAATCGATGTATTTCCTGATTTAACTGCTCCAACAGTTACTGTACTTACAGAAGCTCATGGTTTATCTACCGAAGAAGTTGAAAAACTAGTTACTTTTCAAATAGAAACTGCTGTAAATGGTGCTACAAATGTAAGAAGAGTAAGAAGTTCTTCTGCTACAGGAATTTCAATTGTATGGATAGAATTTGAATGGAATACAGACATATATAAAGCAAGACAAGTTGTAAGTGAAAAACTAAACAGCATCAACGAAAAATTACCTAAAGGTATTAATACACCAGTAATGGCACCACAAACTTCCATTATGGGCGAAATTATGTATATAGGTGTTAGCAGTAATACTTTATCTCAAATGGAGGTAAGAACAATTGCAGATTGGAACATTAGACCACGACTTCTTTCTATTGAAGGTGTGGCTCAAGTAACTACCATTGGTGGCGATTATAAAGAATACCAGATTTTAGCTTCACCACAAAAAATGAATGCTTACAATGTGTCTTTAATAGAGTTGCTACACGCTTGCGAAGCACTAAATGGCAATGCTACTGGTGGTTTTATCAGTGAGTATGGTAATGAATATACCATTAAAGGCATAGGTAGAGCAAATAGTATTAAAGATATAAGTGAAGCATATATTAAAACAATAAATAATAATCCAATTACGGTTGGAGATGTAGCAGAAGTAAAAATTGGTGCTGCTCCAAAAATTGGCGATGGTTCATTAAATGCAAAACCAGCAGTCATTATGTCGGTGCTTAAACAACCTGCTACCAATACTATAGAATTAACAAATAAAATAGATGATGCCATTGCTCAACTATCAAAATCTATTGGAAAAGATATAGAGATTAATACTGAAATTTTTAGACAAAAAAACTTTATAGATGCTTCGATAAACAATATACAGAAAGTTTTATTTGAAGGTGCAATATTTGTCATTTTAATTATTACTTTATTTTTAATGAATTGGAGAGCAACTTTAATTTCTTTAGTTACTATTCCAATTTCAATTTTAGTAACCATCATTACGCTTAAATATTTAGGGTATACTCTAAATACCATGAGTTTAGGTGGTATTGCCATTGCAGTTGGCGATTTAGTAGATGATGCTATCATAGATGTTGAAAATGTTTTTAAACGACTGAAACAAAATGCAAAGTTGCCACTAATAGAACAAAAAAATAAAATTGATGTCATTTTTGATGCTTCATTTGAAATAAGACATTCTATTATTAATGCAACATTTATAATTATTATTGCATTTTTTCCATTGTTCTTTTTATCAGGAATGGAAGGCAAATTATTAAAACCACTTGGTATTGCATTTATAGTGTCTTTGTTTTCATCGTTAATTATTTCTATAACACTAA
Above is a genomic segment from Chitinophagales bacterium containing:
- a CDS encoding alcohol dehydrogenase catalytic domain-containing protein, translated to MRELTVLGKNKLKWVERDELKITSPKSAILRPLVSSRCDGDSLFLFHNYSELLKLGVKLHYLDRRILETFGNNPIKPPFCVGHECIGEITEIGSDVTNFKVGDVVIVPWAISCGTCKTCNDGYYSNCNNTNDDAIISAYGFGHNTSDYGGTMSDFITIPFADGMLIHLPEDINPYHCSALSDNISDAYRTIAPHIQNNPQAPVLVIGGAAQSIGLYAVYFAKILGSSHIDYIDQSKTRLRIAESLGANPIPVNSKIKFDTFHKSLLKNGYPITVDCSGEEPKLNLAIRSLASGGFCTSTAFYFKKGTKLPLWEMYTKSASFHIGISHPRRDIPKILPLIQSGALKPEKVITTIADWEEAEQAYLEKTTKLVVRRDPYFEQNLNRFKEKNWI
- a CDS encoding ATP-binding protein; translated protein: MRFRPNIKTNWEDLYLAIAKGENSTQDFKQTISDSKKIARTLAAFANNKGGDLLVGINDFGKVIGCDVEENMYMLHEAAEHLCDPPINIDFTVYEDEDLNVLIASVSNSLKKPHFALDDNDAWQLYMRSNDKTVISKSINTKYLEKNDSYVLDSKEQAVLEYLNKYEYINTKIVMQLLNLSERRAKRMLTSLWQNGYLIKQEQYFVLNGV
- a CDS encoding 1-acyl-sn-glycerol-3-phosphate acyltransferase; amino-acid sequence: MFDNAIDEIKQWPISKIAEKRDKVLEEIESESILDFEKAYPNDEDLRAQLQKTLYLEQIRIKTESWEVDPEDEKEFWNGVKRKLLKASNTEEIEKYRQTNQLVLSEIIERYANEIIGDFSPKLYWFARQLLRRFFSRLFNSHFGGFKGLLRPQDLLVNKLIVTGHKDEMLALSKKGTIVLVPTHFSNLDSVLIGFGMDYIGMPAFQYGAGLNLFNSKFFSLFMGNLGAYKLDRRKKNPIYLETLKKFSKINIEHGAHTIFFPGGTRSRSGAIENSLKLGLLGTVLEAQRHHFEQFPANLAPKIYVVPLTISYNFVLEAASLIDQYLKITGKDQYLIQSTSAVPWKSVWKFFWETFSQSSDVSLSIGKPMDVLGNYLNEDGESIDNNGKVIELQKYFFANGKITEDAQRESVYTAMLGEKIVKSFKINNIVYASHVVPFVAFELLKQKINTNDLFTILRIPEEEREIDWDIYRINMKIILDALYDLNNKQKLKLSPKLTTLELEEIIAHGMKNISIYHTNLPLLRTKEGNITSEDLKLLYYYHNRLLGYDLEKLIRY
- a CDS encoding NAD(P)-dependent glycerol-3-phosphate dehydrogenase; the encoded protein is MIGVIGAGSFGSAVANLLAENGAVLIHSKRQEAVDEINQQHTNKGLLMNPNIAATTSLEEIANATNILFPAMSSDIFRVTIKQLAPFLSPEHIIIHCTKGFDIKLNEDESLTDANLQIKLENVKTMSQVILEETCVKRVGCMSGPNLARELAQFHPAATVIASKFNEVIISGRNAIRSHRLLVYGNKDIYAVELAGVLKNTMAIAAGALHGLGYGQNALAFLITRGNGEIIKLATKMGANPTSFLGLAGIGDLVATCSSPLSRNFSYGYKLSQGKTRDEILSEMNEVAEGVKTVNICYQLSKQLKVDTPIINAVYSVVYENVRVEDALNTLMQQQFSDDVDFLYD
- a CDS encoding dienelactone hydrolase family protein, whose translation is MINQHAITTTKTAKVITYGNLTSNTKLIWLVTHGYGFLAQYFVNKFECLDPNEHFVVVPEALNRFYIDGLTGKVGASWMTKEERQDEINDYILYLDKVYETFCLHSNAKKAVLGFSQGVATISRWLIQTNYSVKNAIFWAGSIPEEVLTTKKLNNYNNIFVVGDEDNFIPKDKIETLLANYRNSGLTFSQIFYKGGHNILTQPLIEVATQLILS
- a CDS encoding septal ring lytic transglycosylase RlpA family protein is translated as MKQLILLLNFIILCGLANAQTIFGKASYYGPGFHGKKTANGETFNQYALTAAHKTLPLGTFIKVTNAQNNKSVYLKVNDRGPYHGGRVLDVSTRAAELLGFKNKGTAYVKIEVIGKNEIPNAFLSEYPDFAAMNNIAINDSFADWEDIPTVMDDTVSITEVAIVTNIPTANNSTPTEEKEAVVNTPMIDGRNFFELVAIQRTEKYYGVQLGVFSDFNQILAIVEKLESYNQKIVIQKATLDDKPVFKLFVGKYENRAYADALKSLLLNKYADCFVVNY
- a CDS encoding efflux RND transporter periplasmic adaptor subunit: MNFKNLLIIFIIILSNTQCKHSHSHDDEHGHTHAHDETSTENELEPLVYTIYADNVELFVEFKPLVVNNSTSFATHLTILGDEFKPMLNGSVSLTLQTNNETISIHADTISSPGIYRLSLQPKKAGNGQLVFEVKTKTFTNKIIIDDVEVYPNEATALKNQKVEDSKGEISYLKEQAWLVPFANEVVHKKMFYSIIHTSGVINNFPGNEAKIVANASGIVHLTNKNLIVGMPVSANQNLFTIAGDNLTTSNIDANYKINKTIVDEAKLNYQRAEELYKLQIISEKEYLQSKTSYENALVTLNTLSKNTSSKGNKNMSPMSGYLQSLDVVDGQFVELGTTLAKISKNNKLILQANISQKDFKYIPLINNANFKIMGDDKVYNTKTFNGKVVSYNKEISGAFIPLYFEINNTDKLHIGAIVELFIPTKPEDHYIIIPLKAIIEEQGKFFVYVQVDGENFSKREIKIGEDNGIEAQVLSGLNVGERIVTKGAYQIKLAVASGAMPEHGHSH